A region of Longimicrobium sp. DNA encodes the following proteins:
- a CDS encoding DUF3667 domain-containing protein — protein MSAPARPPDAGEARPACANCGTELVGAFCHACGQEHGPGAVTIRALVADVADEVLSLDGRLVRTFRALLFHPGVLTREYLAGRRVGYFSPFRLYLLVSAAHLALVAATGATSFFFFTVSGSGSGPGRIVALLPRLMFVLLPVFAMLLHALQRRRMFAEHFVFALHFHTAAFFVATAHTLLVPLTTSASALRVPALVLDGAVQFYLLPYLYLSQRVVYGGSWPATLLKMALLLAGYVAALLLALVGLIRVLKFL, from the coding sequence TTGAGCGCGCCCGCGCGTCCACCGGATGCGGGAGAGGCGCGCCCCGCCTGCGCCAACTGCGGGACGGAGCTGGTGGGCGCGTTCTGCCACGCCTGCGGGCAGGAGCACGGGCCCGGGGCGGTCACCATCCGCGCCCTGGTGGCCGACGTGGCGGACGAGGTGCTGTCGCTGGACGGGCGGCTGGTGCGCACCTTTCGCGCGCTCCTCTTCCACCCGGGGGTGCTGACGCGCGAGTACCTGGCGGGGCGCCGGGTGGGGTACTTCTCCCCGTTCCGCCTGTACCTGCTGGTCAGCGCCGCCCACCTGGCGCTGGTGGCGGCGACCGGCGCCACCTCGTTCTTCTTCTTCACGGTGTCGGGGTCCGGCAGCGGACCGGGGAGGATCGTCGCGCTCCTGCCGCGGCTGATGTTCGTGCTGCTTCCCGTCTTCGCGATGCTGCTCCACGCGCTCCAGCGGCGCCGGATGTTCGCGGAGCACTTCGTCTTCGCGCTGCACTTCCACACGGCGGCGTTCTTCGTCGCCACCGCGCACACCCTGCTGGTTCCGCTCACCACCTCCGCTTCCGCCCTGCGCGTACCGGCCCTCGTGCTCGACGGCGCGGTTCAGTTCTACCTGCTGCCGTACCTTTACCTCTCGCAGCGGGTGGTGTACGGCGGCTCCTGGCCGGCGACGCTGCTGAAGATGGCGCTGCTGCTGGCCGGCTACGTCGCCGCGCTGCTGCTGGCCCTCGTGGGACTCATCCGCGTGCTGAAGTTCCTCTAA
- a CDS encoding acetyl-CoA C-acyltransferase: protein SPLTDGASAVLLMSEEKAAALGYKPLGFIRSYAYAALAPNDQLLQGPVYAAPVALDRAGLTVKDIGLLEIHEAFAAQVLSNLQWFDSDKIARERLGRDKAIGIPSEDRINVMGGSIAIGHPFGATGGRITVTLLNELRRRGEQFGMISVCAAGAMGFVMIVEAAPN, encoded by the coding sequence GTCGCCGCTGACGGATGGGGCGTCGGCGGTGCTGCTGATGAGCGAGGAGAAGGCGGCCGCGCTGGGATACAAGCCGCTGGGCTTCATCCGCAGCTACGCGTACGCCGCGCTGGCCCCCAACGACCAGCTCCTGCAGGGGCCGGTGTACGCCGCCCCGGTGGCGCTGGACCGCGCCGGGCTCACAGTCAAGGACATCGGCCTGCTGGAGATCCACGAAGCGTTCGCGGCGCAGGTGCTTTCCAACCTGCAGTGGTTCGACTCGGACAAGATCGCGCGCGAGCGGCTGGGTCGCGACAAAGCGATCGGCATTCCGTCCGAGGACCGCATCAACGTGATGGGCGGCTCCATCGCCATCGGGCACCCGTTCGGGGCAACGGGCGGGCGCATCACGGTGACGCTGCTCAACGAGCTGCGGCGGCGAGGCGAGCAGTTCGGCATGATCAGCGTGTGCGCTGCGGGCGCCATGGGCTTCGTGATGATCGTGGAGGCCGCGCCGAATTGA